The DNA segment ACGGCCCATGATTCCTGCACCGCTGATGCTTAGCTTGGTGAATCCACCTTCGGTAGCGAGCTCACCGCCTAAGTTAGCGATAACGCTTTGGCTTACCTGACTGGCAAGATCCAAGTCGCTTTCGTCTACCGTGAAAGTTATGTCGTTACTTCCGCCTCGGTGGGTTGCCTGAATAATCAGGTCCACATTAATTCCTGCTTCTGCGAGAGTTTCAAATAGGCGGGCAGCAATTCCGGGTTTATCTGGAATATGTGATAACGCCAAAATAGCCTGACTTTCTACCTGCTCCACCCCGTCCACCGGACTACCTAGTTCTAGGCCTCCATGGCCAACTGGTCGAGCCGTTTGGCTAGTGAGCTGTGTGCCCGGATCATCGCTCCAACTAGAACGTACCACTAAATTAACTCCATAGTTCCTGGCAATTTCGACAGCGCGGGGGTGCAAGACTGAGGCGCCAAGACTGGCTAGTTCGAGCATTTCATCACAGCTAATTTTCTCCATCAATTGGGCATCGCTCACTTTGCGTGGATCGGTACTGAGTACGCCAGGCACATCGGTATAGATCTCGCAAACATCGGCATTAAGTGCAGCTGCCAGGGCTACTGCGGAGGTATCGGATCCACCTCTTCCTAGGGTGGTGATCTCGCTGATCCCATCACTACTTTGACTGGTACCTTGGAAGCCTGCTACTACTACTACCTTTCCCTCTTGCAAACGAGTGATGATCCGGTCAGTACGTATTTCAAGGATGCGGGCACGGCCATGGGTAGACTCGGTGGCGATGCCTACCTGAGGACCCGTCATCGAAACGGCAGCAACGCCCTGACTATGTAGAGCCATCGCGAGTAAAGCAATAGATACTTGTTCACCACTTGCCAGCAACATATCCATCTCTCGTTGTGGTGGCGTGGCATTAATTTCATTGGCGAGCTCGATTATCTCATCAGTTGTGTGTCCCATAGCGGAGACTACCACCACTAAGTCATCCCCGTCTTCGCGACAGCGAGCGACTCGCTGCGCTACAGCTCGGATGCGCTCGACACTACCAACGGAGGTACCGCCAAACTTCTGCACCAGCAGGACCATTTCAGCCCTCTTCTACGGCAAGGTATTATCTCATTGCATGTCTGGGTGTACAACCAGCAACGTTTTGCTCATTCACAAGAGAGGTTGCCGGGCAGCAAATAAATTGCATTAATTATTTGCTAGAAATCGCAATAAGAATACAAGTTATATAGTATTTACCGTTATTTTTTGACTCTGATTTGCGAGAAATTTGATTATTTTAGTCAAATTTCTCGCAGTTCCAACCACATCTATGCTAAACGTTGCAAACAGCAAAGTTTAGCCAACAAAGGCTGTTAAGTTTGTGTGCTACTAATTAACCAGCCCTCTCTATGATAAATTACTTACCCTGAGAGACTATTTTAATTATTAAACCAAATATTAAGTTGTATCGTTTGAGCAGTAGATGATTGTAACTAATGTTATTAGAAACGGTGGACGTTTGACCAAGCCTAGAGTAAATAATCAGCGCTTAATATTTAGTTCTTATACAAATCAATGGCTCTATAAAACAATGTTTAGTCATAAAACCTTAGAAACTAGATTAAGACTTTAGGGCTTAATTATTCTAAAACTACAATCAGATCTTGTGCACCCCTGTGTGCCCGTATCCTAAATATATATGTTTTAATTCATTAAATTTGACATCTTGTGAACTATTAAGCTGGGGACCAGGCCGACTAGGATGGTTGGGGTACACCTGAATATGGATTAGCTTCAGCTTTAATGGCGGCTCAAGTGTTGGTTAGAAACGCAATCAACCCAGTAACCCATCGCGAAACGCGTCACCCGGGATGGCGCCTCGTTTAAGTCTGGCTTCCACCTCTAGCAACCGTCCCAACAGGGACAAGAACGCTTTGGGTGGTCTGCCTTGTAGTTGCTTGCGCATCACATAGATTCGTTTGGGATTGCTGATGCCGGCGGCTTTGGCAATTACGCCAACATCATGCTCCCCATGTTGTTCCAATAAGCTCACCCAAAGCCAGCCTCGAACCTGCCCGGTTAGGGTGGCGATGATACGCAAAGCTGATTCACCGGTATCAATAAGAGCATCCCAACCAGCGATGGCTTCCCCGGGGTCCTCATCCAAAATGGCGTCACCCACCGCGAGAATGTTGCTAGCCGTGCCTTCTACGAGCTCTTTAACGAGGTCTGCACTAATCCTAGTGGCGCGTAAGGAGAGCTTATGCAGCTCTGACTCCAACCTAATGCTGTCGGTTCCAATGGAGTCCACCAAGATATCAACGGCGTCATACTCCAGCTCGAGCGATAGTGCATCTGCGGTGCGCTGGACTAATTGCCTTTGTCCAGGACCATCCCAAGCGGCTGGCAATAGAAAACTCTGCTCAAGATCCAGCCCCTGTTTAATTCTCTTTTGAACTGCTTTTGTTGTGCGTAGCCGACCGTCTGGTTTGGCAGAATTTACTAATACGAGATGACTGGTTTCGGGTATGAGATCGAGCGCGGCTTCGAAGCGATCGGTGAGTTCACTGGGACAGTCGTTACAAAATGGGCTGCGTTGCAGCAATACCAGCCTCTCTCCGGCTGCGAAGGGGGGGGTTCGTGCCTCTTCTAAGGATTGAGCGGCTTGGTCTGTCTCGGCTCCATCGAGGCGGCTGAGGTTGAGGCTGTTCCAGTTAGGATCTACGAGACGGCTTATGAGGCTGTCAATAGCCCGGTCACGCGCTGCGACATCATCTCCCCAGATCAGATGAATGGGCATAAATCTACGATGACTAGGATGGCCCAAGAACACCCGATTTTTGACGAGAGCATCCGTAGAATCCGAGTGTTGCTCAGTGATACCGGCTTGGAGTCTTTAGAGCAACAGGTACTGGAGCGTTTAGTACACAGCAGTGGTGATCCTGCAATAGCTCAATTACTACGGTTTAGTCCAGGAGCTTGCAGGGTAGGAGTCGATGCCCTGAGGTCTGGTGCCATGATCCTAACGGACACCGCGATGGCGA comes from the Synechococcus sp. M16CYN genome and includes:
- a CDS encoding aspartate kinase; amino-acid sequence: MVLLVQKFGGTSVGSVERIRAVAQRVARCREDGDDLVVVVSAMGHTTDEIIELANEINATPPQREMDMLLASGEQVSIALLAMALHSQGVAAVSMTGPQVGIATESTHGRARILEIRTDRIITRLQEGKVVVVAGFQGTSQSSDGISEITTLGRGGSDTSAVALAAALNADVCEIYTDVPGVLSTDPRKVSDAQLMEKISCDEMLELASLGASVLHPRAVEIARNYGVNLVVRSSWSDDPGTQLTSQTARPVGHGGLELGSPVDGVEQVESQAILALSHIPDKPGIAARLFETLAEAGINVDLIIQATHRGGSNDITFTVDESDLDLASQVSQSVIANLGGELATEGGFTKLSISGAGIMGRPGIAASLFTCLYQQGINLRLIATSEVKVSCVIAASAGRKALQAVRDAFEVEDSQVVVNPPLSGEDEPEVRGVALDRDQVQLSVHHVPDRPGTAAALCSSLADNRISLEAIVQSERQHADGSRDISFILSKNDRVRADVALAPLLAKWPGASLEDSDAIARVSAVGAGMPAKAGTAGRMFRALADANINIGLIATSEIRTSCVVAEDDGIKALQVVHACFGLGGDKCRRAYGQ
- the holA gene encoding DNA polymerase III subunit delta; this encodes MPIHLIWGDDVAARDRAIDSLISRLVDPNWNSLNLSRLDGAETDQAAQSLEEARTPPFAAGERLVLLQRSPFCNDCPSELTDRFEAALDLIPETSHLVLVNSAKPDGRLRTTKAVQKRIKQGLDLEQSFLLPAAWDGPGQRQLVQRTADALSLELEYDAVDILVDSIGTDSIRLESELHKLSLRATRISADLVKELVEGTASNILAVGDAILDEDPGEAIAGWDALIDTGESALRIIATLTGQVRGWLWVSLLEQHGEHDVGVIAKAAGISNPKRIYVMRKQLQGRPPKAFLSLLGRLLEVEARLKRGAIPGDAFRDGLLG